One Salvia miltiorrhiza cultivar Shanhuang (shh) chromosome 6, IMPLAD_Smil_shh, whole genome shotgun sequence genomic window, taataaatcacttattaaaatgaaaaatcaatacaTAACATTAGATGAAAGAATTGAAGAATGTGGTGTGAACCCAAGGCTTGGGCTATACCTCCTTGAGGGAGCCTTCGAGTTGGAgtgcaataaaaaaattattattacttttttttttatcaagcaAACTTTATtgaaaagaaggaagaagaaaacacttggtaccagaggtaccaaagaTTAGTACAAGAAGGAGAGCGAGAATCCACGGGAACATCACGTGGAGAAAGGAATGTTCGAGTCAACAATTTTGAAAATCTTATTCTAGCTCCAAAGTCTTCCTTTGATTTCAAGAATTAACTtctcaatatcccaagcctttCCATCGAACCTGCTGtcatttcttttttcccaaATCAGCCAAATTGTGCAAACCCACGCTGCCATAAGAAATTTCATGATGTTCTGTCCTCTTGCAGCACAGAAAAACGAGGTGAAGTGTTGAGGAATACCTTGGGGCCTCACAGTTTTGCAATCAATCCACTGCTGCAATTTATCCCACACGATCTCCACCTTTGGGCAATGTAAGAACAGATGCTCCGCTGTTTCAACACTTGTAACGCAAGCATTACACCACGTCTCCTCAATCCCAAGTGTAACATTCCTCTTGACAAGGTTATTGCAAGTCGTCAACCTATTTCGCAAGCATCTCCATGCGGTCACCTTTGCCTGTGGTGCCGATGTCTTCCAAACTTGAGCTAACTCCTCTTTAAACATGGACATCGGAGAAGGTTCGTTCCTGGCCGCTGCTATAACTTCATACGCCGACTTGGTTGAAAAAACCCCCCTCCTTTGTCGCCTTCCAAATCCAGCCATCCTCCTTATATGGGCAGAGAGCAAATTCTGAAATGAACGCAGTTAGTGTTTCAACcatttctttctctctatcAAACAACTCCCTTCTCCATTCAAACTTCCATACCCAACTTCCTTCCTCCCATCTTCCCAACTCCCCGATAAACCCATTTTTATCCTTACACAAATTGAACAGTCGCGGGAAAACAGAGTTAAGTATGGAGAGTTAATGTAAAGATCACATTTGTTTTTAAGTATGGAGAGTTAATGTAAAGAATACTAAGAGGGtatttggctaagcttatattaaagagcttataagtttctggagcttataaaatatttcaaaagtttataagatataaaatttaagagcttataaattgtcaaagtgtttgaataattgagcttataagctagggagataatttttttctaaagagagaaattttttttagagagagaaaatcgaagagaaatgatattgaatgatatatgatgaagataataaattatagttgaaaaatatttgtaaaataattgttgcatatgagattataaaaaaataagtcgGGAGCAGATACACATgcacattaattataaaattaagaataagaataagccAGGGAGTTACGGCATATGATGAACAAGGTTGGAGCAGATACACATGCccattaattacaaaattaagaataagaataagccATACCAAGGGAGTTGCTGCAGTA contains:
- the LOC130991009 gene encoding uncharacterized protein LOC130991009 — protein: MAGFGRRQRRGVFSTKSAYEVIAAARNEPSPMSMFKEELAQVWKTSAPQAKVTAWRCLRNRLTTCNNLVKRNVTLGIEETWCNACVTSVETAEHLFLHCPKVEIVWDKLQQWIDCKTVRPQGIPQHFTSFFCAARGQNIMKFLMAAWVCTIWLIWEKRNDSRFDGKAWDIEKLILEIKGRLWS